In Antarcticibacterium arcticum, the genomic stretch ATTTAACCGTGCCGTTGGAGGAGTCTTTACCCTTCCTTCCTATACGGTGCTAAATGCTTCGGCATTTTATAACGTTGAGAAATTCTCTGTTATTCTAAAATTAAATAACCTTACCAATGAAGAATACTTTAATGGCTGGTCTACCATTAATCCTCAAATGCCTCGGAATTTTGCAGCCAGTTTCACCTACAATTTTTAATTTGAAATAAATCCTAAATTTGCCGTCTGAAAAAAAACTTTTCAGGCGGCTTTTTTTATAATATGCCCAAAAAGAAAAAACATAATATTTGGAAGAAATGGGCCGGCCTGTTGCACCTCTGGCTTGGACTTCTTACCGGCATTATAGTTTTTATTGTTGCGGTAACCGGGTGTATTTTTGTATTCCACAATGAGATACAGGACCTCACCCTCGACTGGCGGAAAATTACCCCACAGGAAGAGGCATTTGTAGCCCCCTCTGTATTACAGGATAAAGTAACAAATTTGTTTCCGGGGGCTGAAGCAGGCATGGTAGTGTACCAGAACAGGGAACGGCCTGCCCATGTATTTGCAGTAATTGAAGACAGGCCACATCATATTTATTTTAATCCTTATACCGCAACACTTACTCATATTCAGGATCTTGAAAAGGATTTCTTTCTCATTATTGAGGACCTGCATATGCACTTACTTCTGCCCGAAGCTATAGGAAAACAGGTGGTTGGGGCTTCTACCCTCATTTTTATCCTGATGCTTATTACAGGCATTGTGCTGTGGTGGCCAAGGAAAAAGAAAAGCTTTAAAGAAAATCTCAAAATAAAATGGAAGGCCAGGTGGCGCAGGGTAAATTATGACTGGCACAGGACTACCGGCTTTTATGTCTCATTCCTTGCCCTGTTTCTTGCACTTACCGG encodes the following:
- a CDS encoding PepSY-associated TM helix domain-containing protein, which translates into the protein MPKKKKHNIWKKWAGLLHLWLGLLTGIIVFIVAVTGCIFVFHNEIQDLTLDWRKITPQEEAFVAPSVLQDKVTNLFPGAEAGMVVYQNRERPAHVFAVIEDRPHHIYFNPYTATLTHIQDLEKDFFLIIEDLHMHLLLPEAIGKQVVGASTLIFILMLITGIVLWWPRKKKSFKENLKIKWKARWRRVNYDWHRTTGFYVSFLALFLALTGLSFSYEWMNESFYEIGNLGKEYPEDEIQLQITGVAGEFMHQPVDMAMAQTFQLMPASGMYFVWHQGPDAPIVTGAYPHALEFDHQSNFYFHPITGELLREHYYEDKSNGMKLQEMSYGLHTGQYFGLAGKIIGFLGSLFVAGLPVSGFLLWWGRRNK